Sequence from the Stegostoma tigrinum isolate sSteTig4 unplaced genomic scaffold, sSteTig4.hap1 scaffold_105, whole genome shotgun sequence genome:
tgagcttgccaaatgtctcaatgttgtcatgacattgtcaaagaattcatttcttggtagattcagagataaattaatgtaaactagtatgtgttaatgcctctgctgtaatcgggcgaaacactcaggccattgtctaaatttttctctcttgtatttttttgaaatgttgaccatgccatttgctccacttactgggattggacttgttacagaagtgctgaacgtcaacttgccaaaCACAATTGGCTAAAAAGTCTGAGGCCcatcagtctcttgaaacacttttgctgtgcaatcaacattccaacattaattgacaatgaaaaattgcatacgtgcttcagaagattcgatttgaaacagagatttgtgaatatgaatggagctatatatgtctccatctcgggcaccaacctcaagtccacctggactatctccaacacctccctcaccttcctggacccctctatctccatctcaggcaaccacctagaaaccgatatgcatttcaagcccaccgactcccacagcgacctaggatacacctcctcccacccacctcctgctaaaattctatcccctattcccaattcctttgccttcgccgcatctgctcccaggatgaggcattccattcccgtacacctcagatgtcctcgtttttcaaggagcgcaactcctccccacccccccaaccccccgcagtggtgaagaacgcccttgaccgtgtctccctcatttcctgcaactcatccctcacaccctgcccctgcaataaccaccaaaagagaacccctcatcctcacataccaccctaccaacctctggagacaacgcatcatcctccaacacttccaccatctgcaatctgacctcaccaccaaagacatttttcctccgacccttgtctactttctggagagaccactctctccgtgactcccttgtccgctccacactcccttccaaccccaccacacccggcattttccctgcaaccacaggaagtgcaacacgtacccccatacctcctccctcacccccatccaggccccaagaagactttccacatcaagcagatgttcaactgcacatctaccaatgtggtatactgcatccgctggacccgttgtggcctcctcaacatcgtggaaaccaaggagagacttaggtgttctgcaaagcagtccctatgctcggttcacaataaacaactgcgcctcccagtcgcgaacaatttcaacttcccctcctattccttagacgacatgtccatcctgggcttcctgcagtgccacaacaatgccacctgaaggttgcaggaacagcaactcatattctgctcgggaaccctgcagcccaaaggtatcaatgtggatttcacaagcttcaaaatctcccctccccctactgcatcccagaaccagcccaactcgtccccgcctccctcacctgttcttcctctcacttatcccttcctcccacctcaagccacacccccatttcctacctaccaacctcacctcttgacctgtccatcctccccggactgacctgtcccctccctacctccccaacctacactcacctctactagctcaatcccacctctttaacttgtctgtctcctctccaactatcttctcctctatccatcttcgatccgcctccccctctctccctatttatttcagaggcctctccccctcaccctcccccttttctgatgaagagtctaggcccaacatggaagcttttgtgctcctaagatgctgcttggcctgctgtgttcattcagctgctcactttgttatccctatatctcttaacaacctcattaagtgagttcttgagttaactatgcagggtagacttagagtttatcattctaacttgccagccctgaaagatgaaagttggtttatgttggatgcttgtttcatagctacgaaagatatcctgaacggatttttcatgtcttttgttgagaactttacccatttagtcactctaatccttttccttttttaaagtttccttggtagtcataaatttttaatgaataaaatctttagtcttatactagatattcccaatttcaggagaaagtccagagagaccttttaaaggaaagggtttTAGAAAGAAAACCGAAGTTCCAttgatcaaagtcatgaatagttgataaattatttgcacttcatatttccagaacctaccctggaagacagagcccagagaattgccaaagctgtccgcaaacagtcaatagaagtgaaggaaaattgggagcaattgaaaacccgtgcgagcaactggcagaaacaggtggaaaaggcgttggagaaacttcaagaactgcagaaagctctggatgatcttgaggctcatgtgataacagctgagggggtccacactgatcagcaacctgtgggtgacctgcttattgactcattgcagggtcacattgataaaaccacagtaagtgcaattacattacacttcacttatgaacagatgtaaccacaatgttgtatcgagacgatcagtaatatgagtacttcagtgatattgattgaatggttgttaacttaatttgcaaattaaaacttagttgagcatgccttctgatgatatcacatcgttaatattagtatagttgaggattctattagtcagtgacatcagctgagttatctacttgttgccatgttatcgtgattaaaggaaaagtcttaccacgccatttggcgactccttagagagagacaactggttatgatttaaccagaagattaccatgcctcaggcaagtcgAGGGTTTGAGGCGAAGATcatttgtggtaagctcactggtgtggcaattgagcacTCTCTTGCAGgggatcactctgcatcacaaaccaaccgttcagtcaactgaatttgaatagagtttaggattggagagcaatccatgcatttgtattttttttaatgaatgtttctcactggcaaaccttttaaaagccagctcagccatacaggctagatcagttcttgatctcagctgaattttttgatctcgggtgagtcagcgttaggagttcagtgattggaatgaattcacatgaagttagcgagagggatactacacgtgaatagatcaatgttttgaaaagaggatgagatatgagcaaaagtttaactgatgtggaagaccagccaaaatcatcatcaacggtggagcaggcttgagcggccacgCAACATTgagctgccgctatttgacttgttctgtgaagaggaaggaaaatggtcaaagtgtcaaaaatg
This genomic interval carries:
- the LOC132207586 gene encoding utrophin-like isoform X3, yielding MTRIQEYNVMPTEPTLEDRAQRIAKAVRKQSIEVKENWEQLKTRASNWQKQVEKALEKLQELQKALDDLEAHVITAEGVHTDQQPVGDLLIDSLQGHIDKTTWICWSCTQHNASWINTN